The Jaculus jaculus isolate mJacJac1 chromosome 1, mJacJac1.mat.Y.cur, whole genome shotgun sequence nucleotide sequence CCCTAACAGCACTGATTCTGTTTCTCCAGCCTTAGAGTGGGGATTACAGAAATCCACCCCAGAGCTGCCAAGGGGAAATGAAGCCATGTATGCAGAATGATCAGCACTGCTTTATTATTCTCTCCTATAGAATTAGTGTCACCATAAACACGTCTTCAAACAGTAATTACGTGGTCGAACCCAGCACTTCCTCTTCCTGTGGCGGGGACTTAGGTGTGAGAAAAGTCTCAGATCACAGCTGCAGCGCTGCACCGATACGTTCTGAACATCACATCGGCATCCCTGGAGTCTGGAACTTATTAAGTGAACAGGAGGGGGTTTCTGACAAGCGGGTTCTACACCCCACTTCCATGTCCAGGGTGTGTTACAAAGGGGGCTGCAGGGGAATCACAGTCCCCTAAAACTGTAACTCTACTGTCTTTATATGGAGgatggatattttttaaaagtcatttaattGTTAAAATTATGGCTATAGCTTTCCCAGCCTTTATCACTGCTTTCTAAGGAGGCAGTGTAACAGACTTCTGTTACACTTGATATACTGAGTAAGCTAGTAGGCAGTTTCAGTCAAAGAAGAACAAGCAAATATTCCTACCCAGTGAGGCATCAAAAACCATGTACTCTTAGTTCTGATGATAAAACcaacatacatagacacacaccccaaaaattgTATGCATTTTTGATTCTCAATCACAATGTCCATCCCATGTTGGTTTCCCAGTGATTGTCTCTGATGCTTAGAACTTTCCTATCCCGCTCCAGATGTGACCCAACAGAAAGCGGTAGGCACCACCTAGGTGGCAAGAATGATGCTTGGGTCCACATGCACTCGCTGCCTCAGGAGCTTggacctctctccctttctgtccctACACATCCCGTAGATGAGGCCAGTTTGCAAAGATCCAACTGACTGAGTTGGCCATTTCGTGGTTTACCTGCCTGGCCTGGTGTTTCATTCCTCTGAAACCTCTTTTTTAGCCCTTCTGATATTCAGGGTGGTGTGAGACATGAAAAGGAACCAGACGGGTGCTGCCTTCAGGAAACCCACAGCCTGGTGGTGAATTAAGACGGGCACACACATCTTCACGATGGCATTAAGGGCTCCCGACCAAGCGCTTCAGGCAAGTGGGACTGGGGTAGCTGAGGACAGGCAAGGGTGGGAGACAGTGAGGGGTGAGCACTGGCCACAGCTGGGGTGAAGGGCATCGGGAGAAAGGGATTCTGTTCAGGGAGGCTCATGGCTCAGGTGTAGCTAGAGGAAAACAAGGGTCAAAAGGAAGCCAAAGCGAGTTCGTCCCAGGGTCCGTGTGAAAGGTTAGAGAGCATCAGTCACTTTGAAACCTCCCAAATCCCAAGCCAGAGGGGCCGACCTGACGGCTAACCAAAAGGCACTATGTTTTGGCTGAAAACAAAATGCCACAGTCCAAGTGATGGAATTTGAAGCACCTTTTTCTTGTTACACATGGAAAAGGCAGCTTTGTGTAGCGAGAAGTCCAGCATCCCAAACTGAAAGATCTGATTCTATTATGAGCTAGACATCACCACCAATGCAAACTGGTTCTGTTCCCAGGCCTCAGGGACATGGAGCAGACCACCGAGAGGCCTGACCACACGGCTGCCTCCAGAGGAAGCATTGGGAACAGCAACGAAAACTGTCTGCCACACCACTGTTGACCCTGATGGGGTGAGGGCAGGTATGGAGGCCATTTAATGGTGCTCTCAGTCCCTGGTGAGCAAAGACAGAGCAGTGTGACCTTCCTCGTCCTGATTCCGACTTAACTTTTTAAATGGCTAGAAATCAAGATCTtagaaaaagaactaaaaaacaatTATAAATGTAAAGGTTGAAATGCCGGCCTATAACGAGGCTCACCACAGTGTTACAAAGGAGAGGGTTAGGGACTCAGAGGACATCAGGCCCAGGGGAATGAATCTCCCCATCTCCCCTCCAGACAGAGGCTTCGGGTGTTCTCAGTGGCTTTCCTTAAGACAGGAAGGATGGAAGCCCTTGTGCAGATGTGAAAGAAAACCCTAGTCCAGGAGGCTTTGCCCAGGCTTGCTTAATGACTTAATGACTTACGatgtgtaacttttttttttcggACCAGGGTCTCAtacaccccaggctggcctggaactcattatgcagccagagagaaagagaaactgagaacagaacatgaaggaagcCACTGAGATAAGCAAAATGCCCTTTCAAAGAAATCAAGTCCCCCCCATTAGCAAGCCCGGGGTGAGCCTCTGTCTCCAATCATGATTCAAAGGTGTGGTCATACTGTCTGACCTTCCCATGGGAACTATGAACAATGATGTCATCAGGCTGGTGGGTGAATGAAAATTTGACATGAATTAAGCTCTGTGGAAACATCTTTCACAACCACAAGACCCTCTGGCCATGCAGCAGGGATGCACACAGAGGTCATTCTCAGCAGGCATTGACGGGATCAAGGGACAGCTGGCTTTGTGTCCTAGGCTATTTTCAAAACACAGCCCCAAGCATCAAGTACGGTGGGAGGCATGCAGACGATGACACAGATGGACAATGGTGACCTGGCTGGCAAGCGTCTTTCCTTTGATCCCTAGGGGCAGTATTCTCTGAGTGCTCCGGCTGGCCACTGACTTGCTTACCCTCCGAGGGCGAGTTGAATTTGGTCTCATTTACGAAGGTGGACAGGTCTGAGGGCTGCGGGAAGTCCTGTTTGTCGGCATCCAAGTCCACCGTCATGCACGTCCACTTCTGGTTGGTGACGGCCAGCTTCTCCTCGTCTGTGGCGTGGACCACCGCGGAGATGACTGGGGGCGCTTCTGGTGTGGCAGCTGGAGTGGGGTCCTGTGAGGGGAAGGCAGGCAGGCCCTTCCTGCACCTGACGTCTAGATCAGAAcctcccccgacacacacactgGTCTGAAGCCCGTCGGCCGGGAAAATTTTAGTGTTTCCCCAGGAAACAACTTTCCTCTGTGTGTCTTGCTTTTCGGAGGTCGCTTTCAGGGACTGACCATGGGCTccccaaaagaaattaaaagctgggtatagtagtttatACCTGTAACCCTAATATCTGTGAAGGTGAGGCAGGGAGACTGTTGGAAACTTAAGCCTGGgtctaaaaaaagagaaagggttaggagccgggcgtggtggcgcacgcctttaatcccagcactcaggaggcagaggtaggaggattgctctgagttcaaggccaccctgagactccatagtgaattccaggtcagcctgatccagagtgagaccctacctcaaaaaaccaaataaataaataaataagtaagtaaataaaaataaataaataagggttagggatggagctcagtggtatggtgcttgcctcacatctgcaaggccctgggttcagtcccctacactggaaaaaaaaaaagccccactgggaatggtggctcacatctgttgCAGTGAGGTCAAGGCTGGCCAGCATAGTTTACATAGTGACCcaggttagtgtgagaccctatcttaaacaaccaccaccactaaAAGACTCTCAAGCTTTTATGTCTTGGTCATCTGGGATATCTCTACTAGTTTTTCATATTGTATAATCAATACCATCTAGCAGTCCTCTTAAACAGTCTCTGAGTAGAGAAAAGGGGGTCTTAAAGAGGGTCTTACTGCCATTGCACAGGGCAGCTGAATCGAGCAGGGGGGACCCACACCACACGACAGCCAAGCCCAAGACTCCTATTCCCGAGGCTGATGTCCCGGGGTCTTCCTCAGCCTCCACCCGGGCCAGTAGCTGGGACTTTGGAGAGAGAAGGTTTGCTTATCTTATGACCCAGGTATGGCAAACCTGCTTGAGGATGTGAGGTCTacaaggaggagagggaaaaacGGCATGAACCTGTTAGAGGAACTACTAAAAGGGAAGCAGACTCAGAGAACTGAAGCCACACTTCTTTAGGGAATGGCTTCCCTCATCTTCCCACTCCAACTTGGAGGGCATAATCCAGGGCTCTTTTCTTGCCTCCTAAGTCTTGTATTCACTGACCTCAGAAGACTTTCTCAACCTAACACCTCCAAGTTTTCAGCTGGTTAAATGAAAAAAACAGACCACAAGAGGCCTCCTCCACAGTCCAACTATCAAATTCTCCTGACATTCCTTTGCCAAGGTGAAGGGATCGAACGGCTCTTGCTAACACCAAGGGACCATCCGTGTGGTGGCGGGAAACTTGGAACCATGCCACAAGGATAGGGAGGCTCTAGCCCTGGTTTCCCGGGGGAGGGAGGTAACAACACAGCAGTGTTCACCCCTGTGTGCGCAATACGTTAAGGATCAAAGGAACATTTTACCTGAGAAGGCGGATCAGAGAGAGGAGACCGCTTTGGGGACTTTTTCACCCTAAATGTGTCactggaaacaaaagaaaaaatgtaaacaCAAAGCCACAGGACACCCCAAGTTGTACGGAACAGGGGGCACCCatcacctctgcctctccctccgcCCAACCTGGCCAAAGGGGTCCATTCCCACCACAAATTCTTGCTTTTTAATAGATATTATTTTTGTCCCCAGGGGAAAGATCCATCAAGCTGGAAATCTTTAAAGAGATGCCATTTTGGAGAGCTGACCCAGAAAATGCAGCTAAATTTAACCAAATGGTCTTATTTTTAATAAGGCAAAATTTTTGGTGCGATTAATTTATCTGGAGTCTTTTAGGAGTGTCTGTGCCAACTAAGGTTGGGGGAGAGCTTCTAGGCTCACCCCACCAATGGACAGGGTCCAATTTTCACACAGATAAAGCAACAGAGCTCTTAAAAGAATAGCTGAATGAGGAAGGAGCTAACATGGAAATGGAAAGTTCTGGGTCCTGGAGTGTGGTAGAGAGAGGTGAAAAACACTTCCTAATCACAGAACACTGAATGGAATGGATCCCTGTGTTTTGAAAGACTCTGGGTAGGATTCTGAGCACAGGGAAAGATATGTGATGTCGTTTTCCTGGCTATAATGAACAGAGGAGACATacacgttctctctctcctctcctgatGGGGGTGGGGCATCATCGCAGACCACAGGAGACAGGGATGGCTTTTAGCATAAATAGTAGTGCCTAACCCACCGGCACAACATGAAGTTCGGGGTCATTTCCAATCAAATGGATGCCCCATCACCTATAGGCTGGCCCCTGCCTCCTGATTCCTGAtccctctgaggtagggtcccattccCAGCAAAGCAAGGGCTTATGGGTCAGGGTGAAGGGCATAGACCCTCGCTTTAAATCCCAttactctcccttcctttccacgTTAAGTGAGTAGGCACAGAAATTTGGCATCTGCGTTCCTTCCTTGtgtactctcaaataaaatactccAACAATGGcattcatcattaaaaaaaataccataaatgGTTATTTACAACATTTATGGCATTTGTCATGAAAACAGTGCAATCACAGCTTAAGGCATATATTTAttcatgcatataaatatataactatGTTTTGCAGTTGCTAAATGGCTTGAAAATACTAAGGAAATCCCTTGGGCAGAAAAGAGCTGAAAGACTCCATGCTCTCCTGGCCAGCTTCCTTTGTAAGGGCAGGGAGAAGGTGTGTGTCTTTGGAGCCCTGAGCTCTGCCCTGGCCAGGAGACAACAGCAGAGGCACACAGGTGGCCAACTGCACTGATGCCCAGCAGGGTGACCCACAGATGGCCAAAAAGGCACACCAACATCCAGCCTGGCCCTAATTGACCAAGGATGTGACCCAGAGCACCCTGGTGGTAGCTCTCTGTCGTGGGCTCCACATTGAGCTCACCCTACATCCCTCCCCAGGCAGAAATGTACGCTTCACACAGTAAGTAACAAGATCTAGCCTCAGTCATCTCCACCGATGCTTCCTGGGGTGCTTAACGTGAAGGTGCCATGCTGCCGGAAGCAACTGACCAGCAGCTTGAATAAGAATGGACTGAGGAGTTAAAACAAATATACGGGTCTCCAAtgaaaatgaccaataaacaAGTATGCGGGAAGGAATGGCTCCATTCCCGACAAGCCGGCAGCTGTTGGGTAATCATGTTCCACAAGCCAAGTGGTCTTACTCATGCCAATCATGATGAAACAGAAAAATAGCCTTGGCTGCTGGGGAGCCCTGAGCCCCATCATCCCCAAGCCCTCCACAGGAAACAGCAGCGgccagagaggaaaggaaggggaggcgaGCAGAAACAGAGGGCAGAAGCAGCACGTTGAGCCATGAAGTTTACTTACAACAGAGAACACACAGACATCACATCTTCAACCATCCTAAGacaagaagacaaagaaaaagagagacagacagaaggaactGACAAAAAGATATATCCGTAGACACTAGTCACTTGCGGGTTACGCTTGTGGCAGCCAGCAACTGCAGACTTTGCTCGAGAGGGCAATGGCCCAGCCTTTTGGGAAGGGGTCGTTGGGTTCCAATCCTCTGGGGGTCGGGGCCTGGGAGCCTTGTCTCCCTGGGTAGGGTCCTCTAAACCATCAGACCCCCGTTGCACTAAAGGTGAGATGGAGACCCAGGATCGGCTTCCCTGACCGTATGTCTGATGCACAAAGGAGCAAGTGGTTGGGGACATAATACCTCAGGCTATctcagggaaggaggagggggtggCTATAAGGTGATGCTTATCCCACAGATGAGAGGACAGGGTTTTGGAGAATAGCTTTCTTCAAgtctggatttgtttgtttgtgttgagacgaggtatcactctagctcaggccgacatggaatttactatgtagtctctgggtggcctcgaacttgtggtgatcctcctacctctgcctcccgagtgctgggattaaaggcatgcgccactgtgcccggcaattttggattttttttcccagcatGTATTTGTGTGCCTATGTGAAGTCAGAGGAAACCTCCACTGTCAGTCTTTGCCtcctgccttgtttgaggcactGCTCACGGCTGCAGTCAGCAGGCTGGCTAGCCCTGGAGGCTCCAAGgggttctcctatctccacccccACCTTGCCATAGGCTTACCGGGGATTACAGATGCCAGCTACCACATCTGTGCTGTCTCCACggagctttctctccagctgaGTGGAGACATTATTCCAGTCTTAAGATTCTAACACAGGCTCTATGGCATCTCTAGGAAGAGCCTGGTTGGGGAAACCGATCTAAGAAAAAATCTGTGTTTGGGGCCAGAATGGTCTTCAGCTACCATCAGATGGTGGGAAGGCGACCCAAGGCCCGAACATGGGCTGTTCTCAGTCAGTCAGTGCTAGGGTGAGCTCCAATAGGAGGCAAGTGGGTTGCCCTATGTTGCTCATGCCAAGTGGACCCAGAGGGGCCAGCACTAGGCTCGTTCAGTCCCACTGCACCAGGAGACAATTCTACCACGCCTCATTAAATTACATAGTTGATTTTTCCTTTAAGAGCAAGGAAGTCTGCAAGTGGTCAGCTACACTGTGCATGGTCCTAAGAACGGACCTGCAGTCGTCCACCTAAGAGCTGGGCCTAAGGATGAATGCTGGGGACAAGGGACACAGTATTTATTTACTCAGCTGTTAATGCCTTCTAGGTTCCATCAATCTCTTCTGGACTTAAAGGGATTTTGGACTCTTATCTACAAAAGATGGCCAGAGAAAGGGCAGAGGACAGAGCACCCATTTCTTCACGAGGTAGTTGAGGTTCAGGGAGCAGTTCTCCTTCCTGGGCCTCGGGTGGCGCACTAATTACTGTGTGGAGTCCCCTGGGCTGAAGTTACATTAACAGGCAGAATGAAATGCTGTGAGTGTTAACCCATACTGTGGGGTGTACATACATCCTGGCTTCTCCAAAAGCTAACACAAAagctaagcagggctggagggatggcttagcgactaacgcctgcaaagccaaaggacccaggttcaattccccaggacccacattagccagatgcacaagggggcatatgcgtccagagtttgtttgcagtgtctggaggccctggtgtgcccattctctctctatacctgtctctctctcccactttctctgtcaaacaaataataatttttttttttttaaaggctaagCAGGGAAGGGCATCCGCCACTCACAGGAGGGTGGCCAGGTCTCTTGCGTCTGCTCCCTTTTCTGTGGATTTCCCTGAAGTTTGGCTAAACCGTGAAGCTTTAGGCGGTTAACCGATCAAGACAAAAGATCAAGGACTTATGACCCTACATGGGTCCATGGATGGGAAGGTGATACCACCATGGCCTCAGAGGGGAAGGGACGTAAGGTGTCTCCTGCTTGCCTGTAGAGAGAGCCACAAACACGGCGTCATGACAGCAACAGGCAGGGCGGTGAACAGAGCCGCAGCGCGCGCGGACGGGGCACAAGAGTCGCAGCCGTGCCCGGCccggcccccacccccaccaccgcCCCCGCGCACTTACGTCTTGAGGGGCGTTTTCTTCTTCTTGGCGGGCTTGTTTGGCCCGTCTCCGTCCACTCCATTGGCTTCCACGGTGCTGGCTGGGATCTCAAAGGAGGCTGGGGACTTAGGAGGGGAGCTGGGGGTCTTAGAGGACGTCTTAAAGGGGTCAAGGGACTCGTTGTCACAGGCATCGGGGTCAAAGTTGTATGACTGTTGGGGCAGTTTGGGAGACTCCTGCATTTTTGAGGTGGAAGAAAAGGGGTTAAAATTAGGGTCGTCCCACTTGTCTATATCAAAGGTATAGGTACCTTTAGCAATGGGGATGTCATTGGGTTCCGTGGGGGACCTGACGGGGGAGGCAGGAGCGCTGTCCAGTTTCTCTGATGTCTTTTTCATCTTTGGCCTCCTTAGGGGCATTTTGGCAACTGGCTTCTTGCCTATCTTTTTGGTAGGAGGGGGGTTGTCCTGCTGGCTGTCCCAATTACCCTTGTCCTCCGAATAGTCAAACTCCAGCCTCACGGAGAGCCCTTTGGCGGGGGAGTCTTCTTGCCCCCCGCTATCCGATGGCGTCACCTCGATGGTCTCAGGGGCTGTGGTAAGAGGCACTGATTTCCTCCCCACGGGGGGCGAGTTCTGCACTCTGCCACCTCCAGACGGCGGGGGGCTGGTGTCTTCTGCACCCTCGGAAGCCAGAGGGCAGGTGGCTGTGGGCACAGCAGCAGGTCCCAGGGGCGTCTCCTCGGGCAAGGCACACCCAGAGCCCTCAGGCGTGGCAGGCTCTGCGTTGGTCTCGGACGCTAGGTGCCCCTCATCGAGGACGGGACTCTCCTCAGCTGGCTCCTGCTGAGTCTCCTTCACCGGAGGGGTTTCTGGAGGTTTCTTggtggtctgttttttttttaaggaaggtgGCCGAGGTTTTTTAGTTCGCTTAAGGGTGCTGGAAGCACTGTTGGATCCGGTCCCACAAGCATCTGCGGTGAGCGCCCCGGCCTCAGGGCTGCCCGGGCAGGAGGCCCCGTCAAAGTCACCAGCTTGCAGACTGAGCGAGCGGGATAACGTGGACTTGGACGGGGGCACGGACTCGGTGGACTTCCTCCGGGTGGTCACCTTGCACTCCTGACCCTTACAGTCTGATGAGCGCGGCTCCAGGCTCTCAAAATTGTCCACCAGCTCGATGCTGTCGAAGTCCAGGTTGTAAGTCCCGCTGCTGGCTATGGGCTTATCTTCATCAAACACGGCcgaggaggaggagtggggaggacGGAAAGGACTTCCTTCCACCGAGTCACTGGGCGGGCCATCAGGGACGGTGACAGTCTCAGAAGTGCATCCTGAGGGAATGGAGACAAAGCCATTACTTTAGGACATGGGTCActgggagtctttttttttttttttccatttcatgtcACACCCTCGCAATGCAGAGGCAACTCTGATCCCCAGACCCCCCAGGCCTCACGATGGGCACCCTGCCTGGGTATAGAGCCTAGTTTCATTCATCACCGGGCACATCTTCAGTCTCCTCATTTGTACAACGGGAGCCAGGAGGGCTGCTGAAGGAAGAGAGGACTCGGATCATTGATCCTGAACCCACTGACCAAGTGCTTGACCCACACCAGGGGACCCAGCAGTGAAATGAACCAAGCGGACACAGTCCTCATCTTCTCTGAGGCCACATCCTTCAGGGAGAAGACGATGGCTAAGCAATATAATGGACAGGCTGTGAAGGGCCATCACGTGGTGATGCCACTGGCTAAGAGGAAAAACAGAACTGTGATTTCAGGTAAGGGAGTTGGTCAAGGTCCATTTGAGCAAAAACCAGGGAAGAGGT carries:
- the Tacc2 gene encoding transforming acidic coiled-coil-containing protein 2 isoform X6; translated protein: MGGSQSLQPAPASDLNPEVSEAMSSDSEEAFETPESTTPVKAPPAPPPPPPEVIPEPEVSSTPPAPEEPGCTSETVTVPDGPPSDSVEGSPFRPPHSSSSAVFDEDKPIASSGTYNLDFDSIELVDNFESLEPRSSDCKGQECKVTTRRKSTESVPPSKSTLSRSLSLQAGDFDGASCPGSPEAGALTADACGTGSNSASSTLKRTKKPRPPSLKKKQTTKKPPETPPVKETQQEPAEESPVLDEGHLASETNAEPATPEGSGCALPEETPLGPAAVPTATCPLASEGAEDTSPPPSGGGRVQNSPPVGRKSVPLTTAPETIEVTPSDSGGQEDSPAKGLSVRLEFDYSEDKGNWDSQQDNPPPTKKIGKKPVAKMPLRRPKMKKTSEKLDSAPASPVRSPTEPNDIPIAKGTYTFDIDKWDDPNFNPFSSTSKMQESPKLPQQSYNFDPDACDNESLDPFKTSSKTPSSPPKSPASFEIPASTVEANGVDGDGPNKPAKKKKTPLKTDTFRVKKSPKRSPLSDPPSQDPTPAATPEAPPVISAVVHATDEEKLAVTNQKWTCMTVDLDADKQDFPQPSDLSTFVNETKFNSPSEELDYRNSYEIEYMEKLGSSLPQDDDTPKKQALYLVFDTPQESPIKSPPVRMSESPTPCSGSSFEETEALVNAAAKIQLPVARTLTSNPEPHLQLPEKPSQKELEAMALGTPAEAIDIREAAHLPDVPISKTTLYSRIGPAEVEKPAGLLFQQPDLDCALQVARAEVITKEREVSEWRDKYEESRREVMEMRKIVAEYEKTIAQMIEDEQREKSVSHQTVQQLVLEKEQALADLNSVEKSLADLFRRYEKMKEVLEGFRKNEEVLKKCAQEYLSRVKKEEQRYQALKVHAEEKLDRANAEIAQVRGKAQQEQAAYQASLRKEQLRVDALERTLEQKNKEIEELTKICDELIAKMGKS
- the Tacc2 gene encoding transforming acidic coiled-coil-containing protein 2 isoform X5, producing MGGSQSLQPAPASDLNPEVSEAMSSDSEEAFETPESTTPVKAPPAPPPPPPEVIPEPEVSSTPPAPEEPGCTSETVTVPDGPPSDSVEGSPFRPPHSSSSAVFDEDKPIASSGTYNLDFDSIELVDNFESLEPRSSDCKGQECKVTTRRKSTESVPPSKSTLSRSLSLQAGDFDGASCPGSPEAGALTADACGTGSNSASSTLKRTKKPRPPSLKKKQTTKKPPETPPVKETQQEPAEESPVLDEGHLASETNAEPATPEGSGCALPEETPLGPAAVPTATCPLASEGAEDTSPPPSGGGRVQNSPPVGRKSVPLTTAPETIEVTPSDSGGQEDSPAKGLSVRLEFDYSEDKGNWDSQQDNPPPTKKIGKKPVAKMPLRRPKMKKTSEKLDSAPASPVRSPTEPNDIPIAKGTYTFDIDKWDDPNFNPFSSTSKMQESPKLPQQSYNFDPDACDNESLDPFKTSSKTPSSPPKSPASFEIPASTVEANGVDGDGPNKPAKKKKTPLKTDTFRVKKSPKRSPLSDPPSQDPTPAATPEAPPVISAVVHATDEEKLAVTNQKWTCMTVDLDADKQDFPQPSDLSTFVNETKFNSPSEELDYRNSYEIEYMEKLGSSLPQDDDTPKKQALYLVFDTPQESPIKSPPVRMSESPTPCSGSSFEETEALVNAAAKIQLPVARTLTSNPEPHLQLPEKPSQKELEAMALGTPAEAIDITAPEGAFASADALLSRLAHPASLCGALDYLEPDLAEKNPPVFAQKLQREAAHLPDVPISKTTLYSRIGPAEVEKPAGLLFQQPDLDCALQVARAEVITKEREVSEWRDKYEESRREVMEMRKIVAEYEKTIAQMIEDEQREKSVSHQTVQQLVLEKEQALADLNSVEKSLADLFRRYEKMKEVLEGFRKNEEVLKKCAQEYLSRVKKEEQRYQALKVHAEEKLDRANAEIAQVRGKAQQEQAAYQASLRKEQLRVDALERTLEQKNKEIEELTKICDELIAKMGKS